One Mycolicibacterium doricum genomic window, GACAACGGTATGCCGATCCTGGTCTTCAACCTGCTCGTCGACGGCAATATCGCCCGCGCGGTCGCCGGTGAGAAGATCGGAACACTGGTCACCACCTGAACGGGTGCCGCGACGCCGGGCGAACATAGCGACGGGAGAAAGACAGTGATCGACGAAACGCTCTTCGATGCCGAAGAGAAGATGGAGAAGGCGGTGTCGGTGGCGCGTGACGAGCTGTCGTCGATTCGCACCGGCCGCGCCAACCCGGGCATGTTCTCCCGGATCAACGTCGACTACTACGGCGCCCCCACCCCGATCACCCAGCTGTCGAGCATCAACGTGCCCGAGGCGCGCATGGTGGTGATCAAGCCCTACGAGGCCAACCAGCTCCGCAACATCGAAGACGCGATCCGCAACTCCGACCTTGGCGTCAACCCCACCAACGACGGCAACATCATCCGCGTCTCCATCCCCCAGCTGACCGAGGAACGTCGCCGCGACCTCGTGAAGCAGGCCAAGGCCAAGGGTGAGGACGCCAAGGTGTCGGTGCGCAACATCCGCCGCAAGGCGATGGAAGAGCTGGCCCGCATCAAGAAGGACGGCGAAGCCGGGGAGGACGAGGTCAGCCGTGCCGAGAAGGACCTCGACAAGACCACCCACACCTACACCAGCCAGATCGACGAATTGGTGAAGCACAAAGAGGGGGAGTTGCTGGAGGTCTAGGCCTACAGCAGCAAGCGGGTTCCGTGTCAGAAACACCGGTCGACGAGCCGCAGAAGGAGCCGTCGCGTGCCGGGCGCAACCTTCCCGCCGCCATCACGGTGGGTGTGGTGCTCGGCGGCGGGCTCATCGCCATCCTCTTGTTCGCGCCCTACCTGTGGCTCGCGTTGGTCGCCGCCGCCGTCGCCGTCAGCACCTACGAGGTGAGTAGCCGGCTGACCGAGGCCGGCTACCGGATGCCGCTGATCCCGCTACTGGTCGGCGGTCAGGCCACGTTGTGGTTGACCTGGCCGTTCGGGCCGGCCGGAGCACTGGGCGGGTTCGCGGGCACCGTCGTCGTCTGCATGATCTGGCGGCTGGTCGGCCAAGGTCTCAACCAGGCACCGCAGAACTATTCGCGCGACATCGCCGCCGCGGCGTACCTGGCGACGTGGGTGCCGCTGTTCGCGAGTTTCGGCGCACTGCTGATCTATCCCGACGACGGCGCCAACCGGGTGTTCTGCCTGATGCTGGGCGTGGTGTTCTCCGACATCGGCGGGTATGTGGCCGGCGTCCTGTTCGGAAAGCACACGATGGCCCCGGCCATCAGCCCGAAGAAGTCCTGGGAGGGCCTGGTCGGATCGCTGCTGTTCGGCGGGACGGCCGCGGTGCTGGCGGTGGTCTACCTGCTGGACAAGCCTTGGTACGCCGGAGTCGCGCTCGGGGTGATGCTGGTGATCACCGGCACGCTCGGCGACCTGGTCGAGTCGCAGTTCAAGCGTGATCTCGGCATCAAGGACATGAGCAACCTGCTGCCCGGCCACGGCGGAATGATGGATCGGATGGACGGCATGCTGCCGTCGGCGGTCGCCACCTGGAGCGTGCTGACACTGCTGGCTTGAGCGGGCACCCCGCCGCAGGTGGGATACTGGCGGCAATGCCCGACTCCCTGCCTTTGGTATTCGGCGCGCCGCGACGCAGTAAGCCACCGCGGCACTTCGCCGATCTCGACGACAGTGGCCGCGCTGCCGCCGTGGCCGGACTCGGGCTACCGGCGTTCCGGGCGAAACAGCTGGCCAACCAGTACTACGGCCGGTTCACCGCAGACCCACGGCAGATGACGGACCTGCCCGCTGCGGTGCGCGATCAGGTTTCCGAGGCGTTGTTCCCCGATCTGCTCACCGCGGTCCGTGAGATCGAGACCGACGCGGGGGAGACCCGCAAGTTGCTGTGGCGGGCGGTGGACGGGACCTCCTTCGAGTCGGTGCTCATGCGCTACGCCGACCGCAACACCGTGTGCATCTCGTCGCAGGCAGGCTGCGGTATGGCGTGCCCGTTCTGTGCGACGGGGCAGGGCGGGCTCCAACGCAACCTGTCGACGGCCGAGATCCTCGAGCAGGTGCGTGCCGCCGCCGTGGAGTTGCGTGACCGCGATGGCGACGGGATTGCCCCGGCCGCGCGCGGCGGGCGGCTGTCCAACATCGTGTTCATGGGCATGGGTGAACCGCTCGCCAACTACAACCGAGTGATCGCCGCGGTGCGCCGCATCATCGCACCCCCACCGGACGGCTTCGGGATCTCTGCCCGGTCGGTGACCGTGTCGACGGTCGGTCTGGCGCCGGCGATCCGCAAGCTTGCCGACGAGCGGCTCAACGTCACACTGGCGTTGTCATTGCACGCACCCGACGACGAACTGCGCGACACCCTGGTCCCGGTCAACAACCGGTGGAAGGTCTCCGAAGCGCTCGACGCGGCGCGCCACTACGCCGACGTCACCGGCCGCCGGGTCTCGATCGAGTACGCG contains:
- the frr gene encoding ribosome recycling factor, producing MIDETLFDAEEKMEKAVSVARDELSSIRTGRANPGMFSRINVDYYGAPTPITQLSSINVPEARMVVIKPYEANQLRNIEDAIRNSDLGVNPTNDGNIIRVSIPQLTEERRRDLVKQAKAKGEDAKVSVRNIRRKAMEELARIKKDGEAGEDEVSRAEKDLDKTTHTYTSQIDELVKHKEGELLEV
- a CDS encoding phosphatidate cytidylyltransferase; its protein translation is MSETPVDEPQKEPSRAGRNLPAAITVGVVLGGGLIAILLFAPYLWLALVAAAVAVSTYEVSSRLTEAGYRMPLIPLLVGGQATLWLTWPFGPAGALGGFAGTVVVCMIWRLVGQGLNQAPQNYSRDIAAAAYLATWVPLFASFGALLIYPDDGANRVFCLMLGVVFSDIGGYVAGVLFGKHTMAPAISPKKSWEGLVGSLLFGGTAAVLAVVYLLDKPWYAGVALGVMLVITGTLGDLVESQFKRDLGIKDMSNLLPGHGGMMDRMDGMLPSAVATWSVLTLLA
- the rlmN gene encoding 23S rRNA (adenine(2503)-C(2))-methyltransferase RlmN, which gives rise to MPDSLPLVFGAPRRSKPPRHFADLDDSGRAAAVAGLGLPAFRAKQLANQYYGRFTADPRQMTDLPAAVRDQVSEALFPDLLTAVREIETDAGETRKLLWRAVDGTSFESVLMRYADRNTVCISSQAGCGMACPFCATGQGGLQRNLSTAEILEQVRAAAVELRDRDGDGIAPAARGGRLSNIVFMGMGEPLANYNRVIAAVRRIIAPPPDGFGISARSVTVSTVGLAPAIRKLADERLNVTLALSLHAPDDELRDTLVPVNNRWKVSEALDAARHYADVTGRRVSIEYALIRDVNDQPWRAELLGKRLHGALGPLAHVNVIPLNPTPGSEWDASPKPTEREFVRRVRECGVSCTVRDTRGREIAAACGQLAAEG